Within the Chloroflexota bacterium genome, the region TGCTCCGGTCCAAGAACGCGCTGGCAACCGACCAGGTATTTGTTGCCATGTTCATCACGTCGCTATTGAGTATAGCCCTGTTCATGCTGGTCTATGGCATAGAACGGTTGGCTCTGCCCTGGTACTACTCCACGCAACGAACTGAGCACTGGGACGGGCCCGGCATCTATTAAACAGGGGAGGAAAATGAAATGAAACGTTGGTCACTGCTCATCGTACTGGCGATCCTCACACTGATGCCCATCGCGTGCGGCCGCGGAAATGAGGGTCTGACTCCGGTTACGTTCATGCTTGATTGGGTGCCGAACACCAATCACACCGGCATCTTTGTGGCGCAGACAAAGGGTTATTTCAAAGAAGCGGGTCTTGACGTCAAGATCATCCAACCCGGCGAGGTGCGCCCTGAGGCCGCAGTCGCCGGCGACGCTGCCGACTTTGGCATCAGCTTTCAAGAAATTGTCACGCTCGCACGCGCTGACAAGGTACCCATAGTTTCTGTCGCTGCAGTGTTGCAGCATAACACGTCCGGTTTTGCCTCTGCGGCCGGTAAGAACGTCAAGGGCCCCGCCGATTTCGAGGGTCTGCGCTATGGGACATTCGGTACGCCGTTTGAGGCTCCCACGCTTGAGGTCCTGATGAAACGCGCCGGTGGCGATTTCAGCAAACTCAAGATCGTCGAAATAGGTTTTTCCGACCCGTTGGCGTTGATTGCTGAAGGTCAGATCGACTTGGCATGGATTTTCTACGGGTGGCAGGGTTTTCAGGCACAGCAACAGGGTGTCGCTCTCAATGTGGTCATGATGGAAGACTACTTTGACTATATTCCTGACTACTACACCCCGGTCGTGATAGCGAGCGAATCCACCATCGCCGGCAAGCCGGAAGTAGTGAAAGCGTTCATGAAAGCTCTGTCACGCGGGTATGGATTCGCCGCCAAGAACC harbors:
- a CDS encoding ABC transporter substrate-binding protein encodes the protein MKRWSLLIVLAILTLMPIACGRGNEGLTPVTFMLDWVPNTNHTGIFVAQTKGYFKEAGLDVKIIQPGEVRPEAAVAGDAADFGISFQEIVTLARADKVPIVSVAAVLQHNTSGFASAAGKNVKGPADFEGLRYGTFGTPFEAPTLEVLMKRAGGDFSKLKIVEIGFSDPLALIAEGQIDLAWIFYGWQGFQAQQQGVALNVVMMEDYFDYIPDYYTPVVIASESTIAGKPEVVKAFMKALSRGYGFAAKNPAEAADVLLASVPELDPALVKASQNWLSKYYQADAPRWGEQKLSVWQGYIDWMVKYGILKTPITASQAFTNAFLP